CATATCTGCAGGCTGGAGGACCCGCCGCTGTCTGCGCGTGCTTTATTCTGAGCGTGTTGCACTCTGCTCTGACTCAGCGTTTGACCTTTCAGGTCCAGCAGTTCCAGGAGACGGCTTCGCGCCTTCACGCCCAGTACGCCGGCGGCAGGGCCGAGAGCATCCAGGCCAGAGAGCGGGAGGTGGTGGAAGCCTGGAAGTGCCTGTTGGACGCCTGCGACGGCCGCAGGGCACAGCTGGTGGACACGGCGGACAAGTTCCGCTTCTTCACCATGGTAAGAGATCTGATGGCCTGGATGGAGAGCATCATCCAGCAGATCgaggcccaggaggaggagaaacccaGGTGAGGAGATAAGACACCCCTTTGTTCAACTGGGATGAAAAGGGAAACAAACTTTATAGTTTCCATTGGTACTAGGAATGAAggtcaaatgaataaaaatcaagttaaacacattttttttccttattcTGAAAACCTTTTAAATCTTCACTTCCATATTTATTCGTGGATTCAAATTGGTTCGCTCGCATTCAATTAAATGCAACACAATGTTACtaaaaaatctaatttaaatTGCAGAAAGCAAAAGCAGAATTCAGTTGAACCTAGAGGGCAGGATATTTACTTAACATCAGAACATCATCttatattcatatatttttaattaaaccAGCTTCATttgactgttttaattacttGTTAAAATCTAGAGGTTGCAGTTCCACCCTCTGCCGCCAGGGTATATAAACGTCCCCTCATCAGCTGTAATGTCTCCCTCGTCTCCCACATCAGGGACGTCTCATCCGTGGAGCTTCTGCAGAAGTACCACCAGGGGATCCGCTCGGAGATCGAGGCCCGGGGAGCCAAATTCACCGACTGCACCGATCTGGGCAAAGCCCTGCTGACGCGCAAGCACCGAGACTCTGCCGAAGTAAGGCCGAGGCTGTTCGTTTTTCCCCCGGATCACTGCTTTCATCAGATTTAATTACTTTTCTGGGAGTCATTATTCTTTTCGGCTATAATGGAACCAATCGGATCCCataaatggagggaaaaagtcCTCCTCTCATGAGGGGGCTGATGAAGCAAACACTAATTAGAAATGCAAAAGTCTAAAAGAACTGAAATGAGCAGTTGACCCAGGCCCGGGTTTAATGTGCTGTGAACAGTGGTTCTGAGCAGATAGAATCCACAATACTGATAGTTTGTCGTGTTTTGACCGTCAGAtcaaggagaagctgctgcagctgaatgaGAAGCAGGAGATGATGATGCTGAAGTGGGACGACAGATGGGACTGGCTCCGGCTCCGTGAGTAGAACCTCACCAGAACCTCATGGTTCCACACTTCAAAGATATCTCATAATAACCTACGGCCTCAGTGCTGGAGGTGTGCCAGTTCGCCCGCGACGCCTCGGTGGCGGAGGCGTGGCTGATCGCTCAGGAGCCCTACGTGACCAGCAGAGACCTGGGCTTCACCGCGGACCAGGTGGAGAAGCTCCTGAAGAGGCACGAGGCCTTCGAGAAGTCCACCGCCGCCTGGGAGGAGCGGTTCTCCGCCCTGGAGCGCCTCACCACGGTATTCTCTACGCCGTCCCACCTTAACGTGGCGGTGGTGCGGAGAGGTTCTGACTGACGTTGCCGCTCTGttgcagctggagctgatggagctgaggaagcagcagcaggatatCGAAGACTTCCTCAAACAGGAGCAGCGGTCCGACAGCAGGCAAGCTGCTCTAGAAGCGGGTCGACCCCGTTCGGCGCCGGTGTGGCGGCTGGTGACCTCGgacctgagtgtgtgtcttgTTTCCTGCAGGAGGGACGACACGGGCTTCGGAGAAGAATCCTCGCAGCCTTACACCGTGGAGGAGCCCACCGTGGTCAGTCTGCCCCACCGGCACCAGCGTTTTTAGAACCCGCTCAGGTCTGTCTCATGCCCCCCCAACGTTCTGTCTCCGCCAGTCTGCAGCGGTCGAGCCCGGCACGGACGCGGCGGACGCCACGGCTGCCGAGTCCACCCTCCCCATCGAGTCGATGAAAGAGAGCGGGTCTCTGGAGCTTGAGCCCTCCGTCTCCCTGGCGTTACCGGCAGGAACCGGAGAAGGCGGCCACCATGCCCGTGGAGGCGAGCAGGGCCCAGACGGTGCTGCAGGAGGGCCCGCTGGGCCGCAAGCACGACGTGGAGGGCTCAGGAAAGAAGTCTTCCAACAGGTAGAGGGCAGGAACGCGCCTGGTGGTGCTCCCCAGCTTACAGCAACATCAccttctccgcctcctcccctcAGATCATGGAACAACCTGTACTGCGTCCTGAAACCGGGTCAGCTCTCAGCCTACAAGGACGCCAAGAGTTTCGGCCACGGCGCCACCTATCACGGCGAGGAGCCGTTGTCCCTCGCCGGCGCCCACTGGGAGGTCCTCACCAActacaagaagaagaagcacgTCTTCAAACTGCGGTGAGCGTCCCCGGGTGCAAAGACGCTGTTACCGGGAGTCACCTCGGACGTTCCAGAGATCCGTGGAAGGAAccgtctccgtctctgtccACACAATAACGCCTTGCTCTGTTCTCTCTGCAGCCTTGGAGACGCCAGCGAGTATTTGTTCCAGTGCAAAGATGAGGCGAGTTTAAGCAATAAAATGTTCTTTGCTTGCGACCCGCTGACCCCCTGTTCAGCAGTGGATGATGTTTTCAttctaaaatgttgcttttaacctctgcaggaggagctgcagcgctgGAGCCAGGCCATGCACACAGCCATTCAGCAGCCCACAGCGGAGCCGTCGGGACCCCCCGAGGCCAGGGCCCAGACCCTGCCCGCCCCCTTCACCCACTCACCGCCCCCACCTGAGCCCAGCTCCACCAAGAAGGACAAGGAGAAGAAGTTTGGCCGCTTCGCTAAGAAGAAGTGAGCGAGGCGGGAGGTCAAAAATGGCGTCCATGTCCAATCAAAGCAAGCTTTTGAATTAGCCGattgtttttatatattattttgcAAGGTTAAATGTTGTAGTTTAGCTTACAGCACCACTCTTGCCTGTATTGTTGCAGAACACTTCTCTGAAACATGCCAAAATCACAGGAATGCTCCTTTCACACTCAACCAAAGAATGTTTCTACGACCTTGGTGTTCTGTTGATAATTCTGCAGTGTTCTTGCTTTATGTGTGAGGGTGGACAGACTGGAGGGTCCTGGACTAATCTGCCTTACACAATGGTTGTGAACTGTAATACTGTGCTGTTTGCATATGGGTGTGGTGCACCCGACACCTGTGCATGATAGATGCAGCTCAGCAGGGTGTGCTGCGGTGATGGTGCTGCTCTGACCTGAGTGATGCCCATGTGATGCAGTAGCTCATTTTTCCTCAACATGACCAAAACTTGTGCAGACCTTCAGTGTTGCGCTGTGCTTTTTGGCTGCTGGGGGGCCTATCCTGGTGCCACCCTGCTCCCAGGGTGTGTTTCCACGGGATTTGAACCAGacaccctctgctcctcagcccagtgccgccccaccaccaccctcctcGCCCAAGGCTGAAAGGTCCGTCGTAAAGAGGAAAAATGCTGAGACATTGAGCTGAGGCAGCAATTATTTCTATGAACTTGAAACATGAGCAACACTCGTTTAACAAACCCTCCGTCTCTCATCTATTAGCCCAACTCCACTTTGTCTCTCACCAGATGCATGAAGGATGTTCTACGTTACGTTTGACATGGTGCTACTGATGCGATACTCTTAAACATACAATCAAAACCTGCCTTTATTTTGTGTCCTCGCATGTTGTCTTTTCACAAAAAGctgttattttaaatgaatatttaatgtaATTCACTGAAATATAAACTGATTATTTTAGAGCGACAGTGGAAATAACATTTGATTTTTGATATAAATACAAAGAAATTCAATTCATGCTAATGTAGAAGCTAAGAGGGAGTGTGGAGCCACGACTACAAACGTGGATGGAACCTAAGGTTTTTCCAACACCAGTActagtcgcccccccccccccccccagtaactACATAACCACCTTCACCTCATTTGTCCACATCTTCAAACACACTTGGtggtttttaatcttttttttttaagttttgtaAAATATCCCAGGTACATTTTCAGAGAATAAACTTTAATTTACTGCGCCCGAGTCGACTCATTGAGTTCACAGCCGTTGGGACACACAAGCACTCACTTGGACACGAATTTATTGAGTACAATCCAACCAGAGGaggccatttttcttttattcaacCCAAACTCTTCTGGGGTGATTCCAGCTGCACGACGAACATCCTGGTTTGAATCCCAACCGACCCGTGGCAGCGTTTCCCGACGCTGTCCTGGCTCACCTTGAACCGGAGACAGGGTTCAAAGTGAGCCGTAACCATCAAGGCAACGACCGCCTTCCTGTTTCTGACCATCACTTTTAAGCACCGGGGCTGCCGCTCCCATGAGCACCCACAGGAGCAACAACATACAGCTGTTTTCATACACTTGCAGGCTGTAATCATCACACTCACGGGGATTCATTTCTCAGGCGCTGCCAGACGGGCCTTGCAGAGGCTCCCGGTGCCATAAATCTGCATTAACCACAcggtgaagaggaaggagacgggGCTGATACGCAGCTACAGCATGTTTCAGTATTTACGTCCACCCCTCAGGTGATAAATCCGCCCGTCGGACACTTCCTGTGACCGACGACGATGCCCCAACACGAACGTCTCTTCACATACGAAGGACGAGCCGATGCTGCGGCCCCCACAATGCAGGAGCTCACAAGGTTTCAAGGTCGAAGTGCTTTCAATTTACAGCATCGCCGTTTTTACGACAACTCGTCAACATTCGGACTGAATTAGCTTAACTAGCATTAGAACACCTGAAATGGCGTCGATgaacaatgttttaaaaaaaagaagattcaCAGGCCAGTTTTGTTGGATaaagaataattaaataagCTCATCCTCTcataacaataacatatttataaTTTACTTAATTACACAATGGAGCTATTTAAGGGAGAACCTTTTCAGAGTGAAAGCCAATCTTTGCTGATTACACTGCAGAGCAATGACGCGGTCCAACCAACAGGGGGCGGTGTGTCAAAAACCGACTAAACCCACCGGCTGCCGTAGTTCCTACTAAAGGTGAGCAGGGACGGTTGTTTACTGAATACACGACCGCTGTGACATACGGACTCACCACATTATACCAACAAACATGTAACACATGAATTCATGCAGAAAAGCGCACACCTAAAAAATAATCCTGACTAATATCCATTACGTGAAATTATGCACAAGGacatggtgtgtgtgggggtgtgtgtgtgtgtgtgtgtgtgtgtgtggaggctccAGGTCTTCTACTGGATAAGCTTGTTGGCTCTCTGGTTTGCTTCATCGATGCGCACTTTGTTCATATCCGCCTGAAAGAGGAGAACAGGTGATGAGAAGAAAAGCCGAGGGGAACAGAGAAGGGCTCGCTGCCAGCTGCcgaggaaggaaggaaacggATCTACGGCGCTAGACCTCCAGGAGTTtggttaaaaaagaaaggaaaacaaaaactggACGTAACAAAGCTCCCGTTTGTTTATCAGAACACTCCTCGGGGGGCCTGTGGTAGATTCATGCTCTTTTCCATCTTTACACAACTGTTGCTGGCAGCTTCTCCCGAATGTCTCCCCACGGTTTATTCCCATTCGTTTCCGACCCGGCTCCTCACCTTTTCGGTGATGTTGTCGATCTGTCGGTTCTGTTTGTCGATCTCGTTGCCCATGTCCACAGCCATGGACTTCAGGTTGCCGATGATGCTGCCCACGGCCCCcaggttctcctccatctcatccTCGCGTGCGTCGTTGGTTATTCTGCACACACGCTCAGAACCTTTAACTCTGCTAATGCTCCGGGTCCCCGATTCAAACCCAGGACCCACCTCTTGATGTAGGGGCCCGAGGTTCCCCCAGCGCTGACTTGGACCGTCTGGCCGTTGTGGACCCCCGAGGGCTGCCTGGAGACGACCTTGGAACCGTTGGCGCCGGCTTCCCCGTCGGCCCCGCCGACCCCCCAGGTGCGCTTGTATCGCGAGTCGTGCTCGATAGACGACACCCTGGAGGAATTAAACTGGTGAAGTCGGAGCTTTCCCACTGAAACCAGCAGGAACCGTCAGGCCCAGTTCCACCCAGACGACCCTACCTCATCTGGTGGTAGTGGTACCACATTCCCCGTCTCCAGCGTGAACGCAGCGAGGAGAGAGTTTGGTTTTATAGTTTTACAACACAGGAGAAAGCACATGTTCCACTGCACACGTTCCACTGCACACGTTCCACTGCAGCCTTTTAGAACCTCAGCAGAACTCAACCCCAGCCCATTATTAAAGCGGCTCAAACAGCAGCACCcgtctgctgttgccatggagaagcagctggggGCGACAACACCCGGAAGGCTTCCTCGCAACACGGCGGAACCAAGAATTAACgacttttaaagaaaaataaatcaatcgcCAAGAAAACAATGTTGGTTTTATCATCCCTCATTAGCTCCTATCAAAGCGCCCGGGTCGACTGGTACCGGTGTAGCACACCAAAGCAGGAGCgacttcctgttccagctccAGACCCAAGCAGAGGGAAGCACGGTAACAGGGGGGGACGTGTACCTGTCGCAGGGGCAGACGCACAGGCCGCAGCACTTGGACAGGTCGGTCAGGTTCTTCTCGGCCTGCCTCATGTCCTGGTTGATCTGGTCCATGCCCTCGTCCACACGCTTCAGCTGCTCTGCAACGCAGAGGTCAAGGTAggccagggtcaaaggtcagtgggAGGAGCTAATGGAGCTCACGGCCACGGATCCAGAAGCGATTTTTTCCCTCATTATTCAGGGAGAGGGACGAGCGGACGGAGTGTTTAGGAATgaaaatgatgataataatgacaCCAACAGAAGGTAATTAAACGCCTCATTAAGTCAGCTTTAATACTGGGATTTCCACTAGctttaatgtaaatgttaaagttGGAACAGGAAGGCGAGGGGAACGCAGACATGTGGGGATACTGGGAGTGTTGGGACGGGGGTTTACCTCCCTGCTGGTCCAGCATCACCATGGTGTTGACTCCTGTCTGTTTACTCTGGAAACAAGATCACAGACAGGACGTAAACGGCAGAGTTCGGGGGGgggcctttcaaaataaaagtctgagcgttcagagcagctgcagctcacagaTTTAATTAGAAACGTCTCCTCTCGCGGCTTCATTTGTGAAAATGTCAGTGGTCTAAATCTGAGAGATCAGCAGCAGATCTCCACTAATCCCCATCCAACAGGAGCTAATTAAAACCTCGCCGTCCCCCCTGGACAGACAGTGTTCTTTTGTGTCAATAATGGTGGCAGAGTGCCAGAGTCTCACCTCTTCTGCCATCTGCAGCATCCTCCTGGTGCTCTCCAGGGACTGAGGAGGGAAACACGCAGGCCGTTAGCAGCGTCGACCCACGTTACGGAGCAGAGGAACGTGGGGAATCCACAGAGCCAGAAAGGAAAAGGGATCATTGCAGAGGAGCAAGGGAAATATccaaaaaggaagcaaaatatTAGGTGGGATTGAATCGGTTTT
Above is a genomic segment from Takifugu rubripes chromosome 2, fTakRub1.2, whole genome shotgun sequence containing:
- the LOC101069425 gene encoding synaptosomal-associated protein 23 isoform X3, with the translated sequence MADMTVEQMAMRANQVTDESLESTRRMLQMAEESKQTGVNTMVMLDQQGEQLKRVDEGMDQINQDMRQAEKNLTDLSKCCGLCVCPCDRVSSIEHDSRYKRTWGVGGADGEAGANGSKVVSRQPSGVHNGQTVQVSAGGTSGPYIKRITNDAREDEMEENLGAVGSIIGNLKSMAVDMGNEIDKQNRQIDNITEKADMNKVRIDEANQRANKLIQ
- the LOC101069425 gene encoding synaptosomal-associated protein 23 isoform X2 yields the protein MPQKIELGATGAASNPDSSNMADMTVEQMAMRANQVTDESLESTRRMLQMAEESKQTGVNTMVMLDQQGEQLKRVDEGMDQINQDMRQAEKNLTDLSKCCGLCVCPCDRVSSIEHDSRYKRTWGVGGADGEAGANGSKVVSRQPSGVHNGQTVQVSAGGTSGPYIKRITNDAREDEMEENLGAVGSIIGNLKSMAVDMGNEIDKQNRQIDNITEKADMNKVRIDEANQRANKLIQ
- the LOC101069425 gene encoding synaptosomal-associated protein 23 isoform X1; this encodes MSRPQKIELGATGAASNPDSSNMADMTVEQMAMRANQVTDESLESTRRMLQMAEESKQTGVNTMVMLDQQGEQLKRVDEGMDQINQDMRQAEKNLTDLSKCCGLCVCPCDRVSSIEHDSRYKRTWGVGGADGEAGANGSKVVSRQPSGVHNGQTVQVSAGGTSGPYIKRITNDAREDEMEENLGAVGSIIGNLKSMAVDMGNEIDKQNRQIDNITEKADMNKVRIDEANQRANKLIQ